One genomic window of Saccopteryx bilineata isolate mSacBil1 chromosome 4, mSacBil1_pri_phased_curated, whole genome shotgun sequence includes the following:
- the TMEM202 gene encoding transmembrane protein 202, giving the protein MERREQLVLTFYSPEVPKLKDNRKYQRPTLPTNKHPSSSMPPQRRHQHVDQTHTYIRMFCGSLCGFSLLMLICLSPLNWVQFLVIKNGLELYAGLWITCHHELCWSQAPKLPYYLHYSRAFFLISVLTILIGLGWLLSSCLPRRGRTTTNLDLKVSMLNFLSAICLLLCLMLFLAQVHWHTRDVMESDLLWAYYLNWWSDFLLVFAGIISFLNYLTFRSCPLDQNVTVIPIKKSRLGIGPVTAPSPAEDEGLRSERVSPSDGEETGPRAELPDAEM; this is encoded by the exons ATGGAGAGGAGGGAACAATTAGTCTTGACCTTCTACAGTCCTGAGGTTCCCAAACTTAAGGATAACCGGAAATACCAAAGG CCTACCCTCCCCACCAACAAACATCCGAGTTCCTCAATGCCACCCCAGAGGCGGCACCAGCATGTGGATCAGACACACACCTACATCCGAATGTTCTGTGGCAGCCTCTGTGGTTTTAGCCTCCTGATGCTAATCTGCTTGTCCCCGCTGAACTGGGTGCAGTTCCTGGTGATCAAGAATGGACTTGAGCTCTACGCGGGACTTTGGATCACATGCCACCATGAGCTGTGCTGGAGCCAGGCACCCAAGCTGCCCT ATTACCTCCACTATTCCAGGGCCTTCTTCCTCATCTCTGTCCTCACCATACTCATTGGTCTTGGCTGGCTCTTAAGCTCTTGCCTCCCTAGAAGAGGACGCACGACCACCAACTTGGATCTGAAAGTGTCCATGCTCAACTTCCTCTCAG CCATCTGCTTGCTCCTCTGCCTCATGCTATTTCTGGCACAGGTTCACTGGCACACCAGGGATGTCATGGAGTCGGATCTCCTGTGGGCCTATTATCTCAATTGGTGGAGTGACTTCTTACTCGTGTTTGCTG GTATCATCTCCTTCCTCAACTACCTAACTTTCAGATCTTGTCCCCTTGATCAAAATGTCACTGTGATTCCCATAAAAAAGTCACGGCTGGGGATTGGTCCAGTGACTGCTCCATCACCTGCTGAAGACGAAGGGTTGAGGTCTGAGAGAGTGTCTCCAAGTGATGGGGAGGAAACAGGACCAAGAGCAGAACTACCAGACGCAGAGATGTGA